The Thermovirga sp. genomic interval TAGTTCTTCCCTGGTCATGACCTTGCGGGCGATACCCTGCTCGATGGCTTTCACCCCCACCGCCGCCGCCACCTCGGGGTATACCCACGGCTGGTCCATCGTCGGGATCAGGTAGTCCTCGGACAAGCCTTCTCTTTCAGCGCAGTCGGACAAGGCCTTCGCCGCGGCGATGCACATCTCGTCCGTTATGGTCGTGGCCCGCACATCCAGGGTGCCCCTGAAGATGCCGGGGAAACCAAGGGAGTTGTTTATCTGGTTCGGAAAGTCGGAACGGCCTGTGGCTACGATCCTCGCTCCCGCTTCCTTCGCCTCCCAGGGCCAGATCTCGGGGATCGGGTTGGCGCAGGCAAAAAGCATGGCGTCCTTCGCCATCGTCGCCACCCATTCCTTCTTCACCACGTCCGGTCCCGGCTTGGTGTAGCAGTAAACCACGTCGGCGTCCTTGAAAAGAACCTCAGGACCTCCCTGGATGTCCTCGGGGTTAGTGGCCTGGGCAAAGTGCCATTTCACGTCGTAGGGGATATCCTTTAGTTCCGTGCGCCCCTTGTGAAGGGTGCCGCGGCTGTCGGCCATGATCACGTTCTCAGGTCTTACACCGGCGCTCAAGAGGACCCTCGCTGTGGCTATGCTGGCCGCGCCGGCGCCGAAGAAACGCACCTTGACCTCGTCGATCTTCTTGTCCGTCAACTTCAAACCGCTGTAAAGGCCGGCCAGGTTCA includes:
- a CDS encoding NADP-dependent malic enzyme translates to MPSKEELLAKAQKPAEDAMKLHPFYKGKMQTAPKCCIRDIGDFAIWYTPGVAAPCKAIKEDVNLSYEYTNRGNMVAVVSDGTRVLGLGDIGPEAGMPVMEGKSLLFKYLGGVDAVAICLDTKDPDKIIEAVRFLAPSFGGINLEDISQPKCFYILDELRKDCKIPVWHDDQQGTAAVNLAGLYSGLKLTDKKIDEVKVRFFGAGAASIATARVLLSAGVRPENVIMADSRGTLHKGRTELKDIPYDVKWHFAQATNPEDIQGGPEVLFKDADVVYCYTKPGPDVVKKEWVATMAKDAMLFACANPIPEIWPWEAKEAGARIVATGRSDFPNQINNSLGFPGIFRGTLDVRATTITDEMCIAAAKALSDCAEREGLSEDYLIPTMDQPWVYPEVAAAVGVKAIEQGIARKVMTREELLEVARDQIEKARDLTRCMMDNKFIEMP